A single window of Colletes latitarsis isolate SP2378_abdomen chromosome 11, iyColLati1, whole genome shotgun sequence DNA harbors:
- the East gene encoding enhanced adult sensory threshold isoform X3: MASREKKPLAPSKAKQKANNDSGLPSNEIKSRKGKSLSNLKQQLARDIFEAVATGSQFSPKLEASLPRKKVLRNLKRKQKLRVAKANLIKSKVTRKVTNRNLCRITDIKKGVRTKRVKLPEGNVVKTSDGNSRVLEQRANDTESESTRAETINRSAKNNLRTKKTKFVTKSSGEVENEDAQDKDTDSIAGSSTKSSPKLNRKGKNFGSPDSLSKSIKSTKLSGFKRNNIREKDSCTKNTEGDIKCTKGKKSNSKDIDYATTKASSIDTKFSKSLLDAKSSIDLTIDEVIASMLSDSEIDNQQEITEKIEGKITRSRKMLVEENILPDEIKKEPDSEDTKIISDGENLETESFQSAIQLRKRSNTSIGQRSLRNGKLRQSDSAISADLDPKKRRRLNSDDPVSSEVSVDNIADSSIDTESCFSESSGNDPQTVMVTAKDEFCLKQDPLKNCEENSQNGSETENNNNSDRVDRASEVGPTLRSKTKAKSTEIEVKCDNIKVEYTRVASKNTEEDIKKVSNLDQVRKDNILAKFTDKSKSRRNSLNIDMKKTVGSFYSTDKSDSNPKSQIDQMIENIKLTIAKSIESKMFGAEKGLGLNKNFEVPKIEEIIAPLSAESQKLGLEETVDEDKSTISKNEIKSDSSENSVPKVADTAKEIEKLVMGDIEPAETHSQNIQESESSDVDGSNSVHNTSEPVLAVENSESSCCNSIEQQEESSQNSTSMEEPEKCLDQTTDDQTKIVDDSKKAVALRKSPRIIDKNSPENVNSEIVKKVSRASNKMIQKSDNCEESPQEDVNKSSSPQEYVTKFPSLQEDLNKSAYEDATKFPSSQEDVNKSTLEEAASNDGETVSKQIKERLVEEKKENETTERKIIVPSNVSMNFEEAETLESISKEVERLVAESQLNSQIQTVAEDARDVAGVNNQESSTKIVTEFSSPPSEPTATSVYNVKEEAIVDTVEPNDNTKDIYEATENAKEIDTGAPEAVQDAKEDGSTCRMSENLDVDADSKQNKNSDSSDNSIENSKKGDNICDDVGGCNDEIGVPNSESNEKKAVTSKQTDHGESAATEEEGEKMAANGATEEQKFAAEDKRRVLRARDKVKKTEKRYPSLANIKIEEENADKVQSQTQNDTEEAQELVEVKVEVITEEVDELDDSEPQTRSRRGREAKKRKEDQLAALRSKRSKRELRRSDQQNKEETLLDDEVATINENNRSFLNKYGNVAGCVTNFRGFSEGGRGSLEKRDHNADNARSKSENDLLTIVKDPGKGDISMNHVAKVTDNVNILTGDCKAAKTPETSQKDSDETSMSGESSSSVNVTPKIMETPEDKVKKESILRLLGLESLEKAAERLSHQKARKEQYTGTLKTVIRVQKEKDKDKRRSRSPLKMVLKQGRGDGEGDSPEFYTIQKEFGTSGLGDSSSGANRKFSTNHRHSCDEDVEDVTPKDRQSLVIPEKSSSFSIHPGRLCADVCCYCFGKFGSLDTPMHLAQMKSDERRKKILNIERHLTKDSCLCDACYRHVDRKANTSPTNMQTKPPKQHRQLMVSKCSARDCRDPARHHVKRRWLLKIKAGLQQVNVDIDWESSQHTSMSFCVSHYSKIERFLTCALCKRRLARNYTHQLANAETDELNQLLGQQGVPVALAAGTFVCKLCRYFTQLQLKYKDVENMNTSHRSFFKNYRKRILHYHDIEVLDNEDGDTSQNQSKDKDKRKKSNKCTAQPKGGTTSKSPDGTTNSASEKSTPEPTKTEGTNCETENEPRSVKSNSNSNSTDEPIPTDVQYLGIESTVEKLKKRKLLEMHPYTGSDTTITCEGPSEVVEILAMDKEVTLTRLPKRPRTNNDITPVVQRLGANPSISVRTLFPGEEEMNLHASIEFTNVREITPQGWEKCATMIQYDRDTKHLWQELQRPYGNQSSFLRHLILLEKYYRSGDLILAPNASRNAINYSTSVQNRLISYEGPEKMDEPIMEPICTEFNSRRMSGGYLLERDRLSLPGTSMTKPAAIPGAQQPGKASPSRLLKLNPGVSIIKKPPPSLQRLNLPSTSTATANGNVKRKDVPRVPVTSGGKVFQLSEPDFKRLQTLKKQKQLLSEKQSSMSPGGSGGSSSSPPNPKSTTQYQKAQQLAAHTQFQKHLRMQQEMLNRQSRGDFEPLICDVRMLANENTPTQNLLHNLNLPKSIQVTTKTSGQIPILPKIPKSLTVIPQTVTRPTDK; encoded by the exons ATGGCATCCAGGGAAAAGAAACCCTTAGCGCCTTCCAAAGCAAAACAGAAGGCCAATAATGATTCTGGCTTGCCGTCAAACGAAATCAAAAGTAGAAAGGGCAAGTCTTTGTCAAATTTGAAACAACAACTCGCACGTGATATTTTTGAGGCAGTAGCAACTGGTAGTCAGTTTTCTCCAAAATTAGAGGCAAGCCTGCCACGAAAGAAAGTCCTTAGAAACCTTAAGCGCAAACAAAAATTGAGAGTGGCAAAGGCAAATCTCATTAAGTCTAAGGTTACAAGGAAAGTGACGAATAGAAATTTGTGCAGAATAACCGACATCAAAAAGGGCGTCAGAACGAAAAGAGTTAAATTGCCGGAGGGGAACGTGGTTAAGACATCCGACGGTAACTCAAGAGTATTAGAACAACGCGCGAACGATACGGAAAGTGAAAGTACAAGAGCAGAAACTATTAACAGAAGTGCCAAGAACAATCTCAGGACCAAAAAGACCAAGTTTGTAACAAAAAGTAGCGGAGAAGTAGAAAACGAGGACGCGCAGGACAAGGATACAGACTCTATTGCTGGGTCCAGTACCAAAAGCAGTCCAAAATTAAATAGGAAAGGAAAAAATTTTGGGAGTCCAGACTCTTTGTCCAAAAGCATTAAATCCACAAAGTTATCAGGATTTAAAAGGAACAATATCAGGGAGAAGGACAGCTGCACCAAAAATACAGAAGGTGATATCAAGTGTACGAAAGGGAAAAAGAGTAACAGCAAAGATATAGACTACGCTACCACAAAGGCATCCAGTATCGatacaaaattttcaaaatccCTTCTGGATGCTAAGAGTTCTATAGATCTTACCATAGACGAAGTTATTGCTTCGATGTTGAGCGATTCAGAGATAGATAATCAACAAGAAATAACGGAAAAAATTGAGGGAAAAATTACAAGAAGTAGGAAGATGCTGGTAGAAGAAAATATACTtccagacgaaattaaaaaggaaCCGGACAGCGAAGATACTAAAATTATATCTGACGGTGAAAATTTGGAAACAGAATCCTTCCAAAGTGCAATTCAATTGAGGAAAAGGTCAAATACATCGATTGGTCAAAGAAGTTTAAGGAATGGAAAGTTACGGCAATCggattctgctatttctgcggaCTTGGATCCCAAGAAACGTCGAAGATTAAACTCGGATGACCCTGTTAGTTCAGAAGTTTCAGTAGATAACATTGCAGATAGTAGTATAGATACAGAGTCTTGCTTTTCTGAATCTAGTGGTAATGATCCTCAAACAGTTATGGTAACAGCCAAAGATGAATTTTGCTTGAAACAGGATCCATTGAAAAATTGCGAGGAAAATTCCCAGAATGGTTCAGAAACAGAAAACAATAATAACAGTGATCGAGTAGATAGGGCTAGTGAAGTAGGACCCACTCTGCGCTCAAAAACTAAAGCCAAAAGTACAGAAATCGAAGTAAAATGTGACAATATTAAAGTTGAATATACAAGAGTAGCATCTAAGAATACAGAAGAAGATATAAAGAAAGTAAGCAACTTAGATCAAGTTAGGAAGGATAATATTTTAGCAAAATTTACAGACAAGTCCAAGAGTCGAAGAAATAGTTTAAACATAGATATGAAAAAAACAGTAGGTTCATTTTATAGTACAGATAAATCGGATAGTAATCCAAAGTCTCAAATAGATCAAATGATAGAAAATATCAAACTTACGATTGCAAAGTCCATCGAGAGTAAAATGTTCGGGGCAGAGAAGGGACTTGGATTAAACAAAAACTTTGAAGTACCAAAAATCGAGGAAATAATTGCACCGTTGAGTGCGGAGTCTCAAAAATTGGGTTTAGAGGAAACTGTGGACGAAGACAAGTCTACTATTTCCAAAAATGAGATTAAATCGGATAGTTCAGAAAATTCAGTACCAAAAGTGGCCGACACTGccaaagaaattgaaaaactaGTCATGGGTGATATCGAACCAGCAGAAACTCATTCTCAAAATATTCAAGAAAGCGAATCTTCGGACGTTGACGGAAGTAATAGCGTGCATAATACTTCCGAACCTGTGCTCGCTGTAGAGAATAGCGAGAGCAGTTGTTGCAATTCCATAGAACAACAGGAAGAGTCAAGCCAAAATTCTACCTCTATGGAGGAGCCTGAAAAGTGTTTGGATCAAACTACGGATGATCAGACGAAAATAGTAGAcgatagtaaaaaagcagttgcTCTAAGAAAATCTCCAAGAATAATCGATAAAAATTCTCCAGAAAACGTGAATAGCGAAATTGTGAAAAAGGTAAGCAGAGCATCGAATAAAATGATTCAGAAGTCTGATAATTGTGAAGAATCTCCACAAGAAGATGTAAATAAATCTTCGTCCCCGCaagaatatgtaacaaaattTCCATCTTTGCAGGAAGATTTAAATAAATCCGCGTACGAAGATGCAACAAAATTTCCATCTTCGCAAGAAGATGTAAACAAATCTACTCTCGAAGAAGCAGCGTCAAACGATGGCGAAACCGTATCCAAACAGATAAAAGAGAGGCTGGTAGAAGAGAAAAAGGAAAATGAGACTACCGAAAGGAAAATCATAGTTCCTTCTAACGTTTCCATGAACTTTGAAGAGgcagagacgttggaaagtattTCTAAGGAAGTGGAGAGATTAGTAGCGGAAAGTCAATTGAACAGTCAGATACAAACAGTCGCGGAGGATGCACGAGACGTAGCGGGTGTAAACAATCAAGAATCGAGTACTAAAATCGTAACGGAATTCTCTTCGCCTCCGAGCGAGCCAACTGCAACGTCGGTTTATAACGTAAAAGAAGAAGCGATCGTTGATACAGTCGAGCCGAACGATAATACAAAAGACATATACGAGGCAACGGAGAATGCCAAAGAAATTGATACCGGCGCTCCGGAAGCTGTACAAGACGCGAAAGAAGATGGTAGCACTTGTCGAATGTCGGAGAATCTCGACGTGGACGCGGAttcgaaacaaaataaaaattctgactCCAGCGATAATTCCATCGAAAATAGCAAGAAAGGAGACAATATTTGCGACGACGTTGGCGGTTGCAACGATGAAATCGGTGTTCCGAATTCCGAGTCCAACGAGAAGAAAGCAGTTACGAGTAAACAAACGGATCACGGCGAGTCTGCAGCGACAGAGGAAGAGGGCGAAAAGATGGCGGCCAACGGGGCGACGGAGGAGCAAAAATTTGCCGCGGAGGACAAGAGGAGGGTGCTGAGGGCTCGAGACAAGGTGAAGAAAACCGAGAAACGATATCCGTCGTTGGCGAATATAAAAATCGAGGAAGAGAACGCCGACAAGGTACAGAGTCAAACGCAGAACGACACCGAGGAAGCGCAAGAGTTGGTAGAGGTGAAGGTTGAGGTTATAACGGAAGAGGTGGACGAGCTGGACGACTCGGAGCCCCAGACTCGGTCGAGACGCGGCAGGGAGGCGAAGAAACGAAAAGAGGATCAGCTGGCAGCGTTGAGAAGCAAACGGTCGAAGCGCGAGCTCCGCAGATCCGATCAACAGAACAAGGAGGAGACGTTGCTGGACGACGAGGTGGCCACGATAAACGAGAACAATCGGTCGTTTTTGAACAAGTACGGAAACGTGGCGGGATGCGTGACGAATTTTCGCGGTTTCTCGGAGGGCGGCAGAGGCAGCCTGGAGAAAAGGGACCACAACGCGGACAACGCGCGGAGCAAGTCGGAAAACGACCTGCTGACCATCGTCAAGGATCCCGGGAAAGGTGACATCTCCATGAACCACGTGGCGAAGGTAACGGACAACGTGAATATACTGACTGGGGATTGCAAGGCCGCGAAAACACCGGAGACGTCGCAGAAGGACTCCGACGAAACGTCCATGTCCGGCGAGTCGTCCAGCAGCGTGAACGTCACACCGAAAATCATGGAGACGCCGGAAGACAAGGTGAAGAAAGAGTCGATCCTGAGATTGCTTGGACTAGAATCGCTGGAGAAGGCGGCCGAGAGGCTGAGCCATCAGAAGGCTAGAAAGGAACAGTACACGGGCACGCTGAAAACGGTGATACGGGTCCAGAAGGAGAAGGACAAGGACAAGAGGCGGTCGAGGTCGCCGTTGAAGATGGTGCTGAAGCAAGGACGCGGAGATGGGGAGGGCGATTCACCCGAGTTCTACACCATTCAAAAGGAG TTTGGAACCAGTGGTTTGGGAGATAGCAGCTCTGGTGCGAACCGAAAGTTCTCTACTAACCACAGACACTCTTGCG ATGAAGATGTCGAGGATGTCACGCCGAAAGATCGCCAGTCTCTTGTTATTCCAGAGAAGTCATCCTCGTTCTCCATTCATCCAGGACGTTTGTGCGCGGACGTCTGTTGTTATTGCTTTGGGAAATTCGGCTCCTTGGACACGCCGATGCATCTGGCGCAGATGAAGTCGGACGAAAGACGCAAGAAGATCTTGAACATCGAAAGACACCTCACGAAGGATTCTTGTTTATGCGATGCGTGCTACCGCCACGTGGACAGAAAG GCAAACACAAGTCCAACGAACATGCAGACAAAGCCTCCGAAACAACACCGGCAACTGATGGTGTCTAAATGCTCGGCACGCGATTGCAGGGACCCTGCGCGACATCATGTCAAACGTCGTTGGTTGCTCAAAATAAAAGCTGGTCTGCAGCAGGTGAAT GTGGACATCGATTGGGAGTCGAGTCAACACACGTCCATGTCATTCTGCGTCAGTCATTATTCGAAAATAGAACGATTTTTGACCTGCGCGCTCTGTAAACGTCGCCTGGCGAGGAATTATACCCATCAGCTGGCGAACGCGGAAACCGACGAGCTGAACCAGTTGTTGGGGCAACAGGGGGTTCCTGTAGCGCTGGCTGCCGGTACCTTTGTTTGCAAGTTGTGTCGTTACTTCACGCAGTTGCAACTGAAATACAAAGATGTCGAGAACATGAACACGAGTCATCGATCCTTCTTCAAGAATTACCGGAAAAG AATTCTACACTATCACGATATCGAGGTTCTGGACAACGAGGATGGCGATACGTCGCAGAATCAGTCCAAGGATAAGGATAAACGCAAGAAAAGCAACAAGTGTACCGCTCAACCGAAAGGTGGAACTACGTCAAAGTCTCCCGATGGCACGACGAACTCTGCTTCGGAGAAGTCGACGCCCGAACCGACCAAGACTGAAGGTACCAACTGCGAGACGGAGAACGAGCCTCGTTCGGTGAAATCGAATTCGAACTCGAACTCGACGGACGAACCCATCCCTACGGATGTGCAGTACCTCGGTATCGAGAGCACCGTGGAAAAGCTGAAGAAACGGAAGCTGCTCGAGATGCATCCATACACTGGTTCGGATACGACGATAACCTGCGAGGGACCTAGCGAGGTGGTCGAGATACTCGCGATGGACAAGgaggtgaccctaaccagactgCCAAAGAGACCAAGGACCAATAACGACATAACGCCCGTGGTGCAACGACTTGGCGCCAATCCCTCGATAAGCGTGCGCACCCTGTTCCCCGGCGAGGAAGAGATGAACCTTCACGCCAGTATCGAATTCACAAACGTGCGCGAGATCACGCCGCAGGGTTGGGAAAAGTGCGCGACGATGATACAGTATGACAGGGACACGAAGCACCTCTGGCAAGAGTTGCAAAGACCATACGGGAACCAGAGCTCGTTTCTCAGACACCTAATACttttagaaaaatattacaGGTCCGGTGACCTGATACTGGCACCGAACGCCTCGCGGAACGCCATTAACTATTCGACGTCCGTGCAAAACAGATTGATATCGTACGAGGGCCCCGAGAAAATGGACGAGCCGATCATGGAGCCGATCTGCACCGAGTTCAACTCCCGTCGTATGAGCGGCGGCTACCTGCTCGAAAGGGACAGATTGTCCCTGCCTGGCACGAGCATGACGAAACCCGCGGCTATCCCTGGCGCGCAACAGCCAGGCAAGGCTAGCCCGTCGCGTCTCCTGAAGCTGAATCCCGGCGTGTCGATCATCAAAAAACCACCACCGAGCCTGCAACGATTAAACCTGCCGTCCACCAGCACCGCGACCGCGAACGGCAACGTAAAACGAAAGGACGTGCCGCGTGTTCCCGTTACCTCCGGAGGCAAGGTGTTCCAGCTTAGCGAGCCGGACTTCAAACGACTGCAAACGCTGAAGAAACAGAAGCAGCTGCTGTCGGAGAAGCAGTCGAGCATGAGTCCCGGTGGCTCGGGGGGCTCGAGCTCCTCGCCGCCCAATCCCAAGTCGACCACGCAGTACCAGAAGGCGCAGCAGCTAGCTGCTCACACGCAATTCCAGAAGCACCTAAGGATGCAGCAGGAAATGCTGAACCGACAGAGCAGAGGGGACTTCGAGCCGTTGATCTGCGATGTGCGCATGTTGGCGAACGAGAACACACCGACGCAGAATCTGTTGCACAACCTGAATTTGCCCAAGTCGATACAAGTGACTACGAAGACGTCGGGACAGATACCGATACTGCCAAAAATCCCGAAATCGTTGACGGTGATACCGCAGACCGTCACCAGACCCACCGACAAATGA